The following coding sequences lie in one Populus trichocarpa isolate Nisqually-1 chromosome 14, P.trichocarpa_v4.1, whole genome shotgun sequence genomic window:
- the LOC7495229 gene encoding uncharacterized protein LOC7495229 isoform X2: MSSMIAVTTTELDERQREPLLHNPRSLSNEEEEEITNTPSTSSSNASPLPTQRLLSLDVFRGLTVALMILVDDAGGAFPCINHSPWFGVTLADFVMPFFLFVVGVSISLVFKKVSSKPMATKKVIQRTIKLFLLGLLLQGGYFHGRHNLTYGVDVGKIRWMGVLQRISIGYLFAAMSEIWLVDSITVDSPMAFVKKYYIQWMVAFLFCTFYMCLLYGLYVPDWEFEVPSTNLFEYEFGTKIGFNSPHNHLAERILTLIVSQHCSVNSPDYGPLPPNSPGWCLAPFDPEGILSSLMAAITCFLGLQFGHILVHFKGHMQRLCLWSVCSFIILITGYVFELLGVPLCKPLYTLSYMCITAGASGLALTIIFYIVDVKHFRKPTMILQWMGMNALIIYALAACDLFPAAIQGFYWGSPENNLVDDTESLFQVMLHSKKWGTLVFVIVEILFWGLVAGFLHLKGIYVRL; encoded by the exons ATGTCTAGTATGATCGCAGTTACGACAACAGAATTAGATGAACGACAACGAGAACCCCTTCTACACAATCCCCGTTCGCTTtccaatgaagaagaagaagagatcacCAACACGCCTTCAACCTCATCATCCAACGCATCGCCACTACCAACTCAACGCCTCCTTTCTCTCGACGTTTTCCGTGGCCTTACCGTCGCT CTCATGATTTTAGTTGATGATGCTGGTGGAGCTTTTCCTTGTATTAATCACTCTCCGTGGTTTGGTGTGACGCTTGCCGATTTTGTGATGCCTTTTTTCCTCTTTGTTGTTGGTGTCTCTATCAGTTTAGTTTTTAAG AAAGTATCTAGCAAACCAATGGCCACAAAGAAAGTCATACAGAGGACTATCAAACTATTTCTTTTGGGATTATTGTTGCAAG GTGGGTATTTCCATGGACGCCACAATTTAACATACGGGGTTGATGTGGGCAAGATACGTTGGATGGGCGTGCTACAG AGGATATCCATTGGATATCTCTTTGCTGCAATGTCAGAGATCTGGCTTGTGGACAGTATCACGGTCGACTCACCTATGGCTTTTGTGAAGAAATACTACATCCAATG gATGGTTGCTTTCTTATTTTGCACATTTTACATGTGCTTGCTGTATGGCCTTTATGTTCCAGACTGGGAATTCGAAGTTCCAAGCACAAATCTGTTTGAATATGAATTTGGTACTAAAATT GGCTTCAACTCTCCACATAATCATTTAGCCGAAAGGATCTTGACATTAATTGTTTCACAGCATTGTAGTGTTAATTCTCCTGACTATGGACCTCTGCCACCAAATTCACCTGGGTGGTGCCTTGCTCCATTTGACCCAGAGGGCATCTTGAG TTCTTTGATGGCTGCTATTACATGTTTTCTTGGATTGCAGTTTGGTCATATCCTTGTTCATTTCAAG GGCCACATGCAAAGGCTGTGTTTGTGGTCTGTGTGTTCTTTCATCATACTAATTACTGGATATGTTTTTGAGCTTCTGG GCGTTCCTCTTTGTAAACCATTATATACATTGAGCTATATGTGCATTACAGCTGGAGCATCAGGCTTGGCTTTAACGATCATCTTTTATATA GTTGATGTCAAGCATTTTAGAAAGCCCACGATGATACTTCAGTGGATGGGAATGAATGCACTCATCATTTATGCGCTGGCTGCCTGTGACCTTTTCCCAGCAGCCATTCAAGGTTTCTATTGGGGTTCACCAGAAAACAACTTG GTTGATGATACAGAATCGCTGTTCCAAGTCATGCTCCATTCAAAGAAGTGGGGCACCCTTGTTTTTGTAATTGTGGAGATTTTATTCTGGGGCCTTGTGGCTGGTTTCCTACATTTGAAAGGCATTTATGTGAGACTGTGA
- the LOC7495229 gene encoding uncharacterized protein LOC7495229 isoform X1 — translation MSSMIAVTTTELDERQREPLLHNPRSLSNEEEEEITNTPSTSSSNASPLPTQRLLSLDVFRGLTVALMILVDDAGGAFPCINHSPWFGVTLADFVMPFFLFVVGVSISLVFKKVSSKPMATKKVIQRTIKLFLLGLLLQGGYFHGRHNLTYGVDVGKIRWMGVLQRISIGYLFAAMSEIWLVDSITVDSPMAFVKKYYIQWMVAFLFCTFYMCLLYGLYVPDWEFEVPSTNLFEYEFGTKIVNCGVRGSLEPPCNAVGLIDRFFLGEHHLYQHPVYRRTKHCSVNSPDYGPLPPNSPGWCLAPFDPEGILSSLMAAITCFLGLQFGHILVHFKGHMQRLCLWSVCSFIILITGYVFELLGVPLCKPLYTLSYMCITAGASGLALTIIFYIVDVKHFRKPTMILQWMGMNALIIYALAACDLFPAAIQGFYWGSPENNLVDDTESLFQVMLHSKKWGTLVFVIVEILFWGLVAGFLHLKGIYVRL, via the exons ATGTCTAGTATGATCGCAGTTACGACAACAGAATTAGATGAACGACAACGAGAACCCCTTCTACACAATCCCCGTTCGCTTtccaatgaagaagaagaagagatcacCAACACGCCTTCAACCTCATCATCCAACGCATCGCCACTACCAACTCAACGCCTCCTTTCTCTCGACGTTTTCCGTGGCCTTACCGTCGCT CTCATGATTTTAGTTGATGATGCTGGTGGAGCTTTTCCTTGTATTAATCACTCTCCGTGGTTTGGTGTGACGCTTGCCGATTTTGTGATGCCTTTTTTCCTCTTTGTTGTTGGTGTCTCTATCAGTTTAGTTTTTAAG AAAGTATCTAGCAAACCAATGGCCACAAAGAAAGTCATACAGAGGACTATCAAACTATTTCTTTTGGGATTATTGTTGCAAG GTGGGTATTTCCATGGACGCCACAATTTAACATACGGGGTTGATGTGGGCAAGATACGTTGGATGGGCGTGCTACAG AGGATATCCATTGGATATCTCTTTGCTGCAATGTCAGAGATCTGGCTTGTGGACAGTATCACGGTCGACTCACCTATGGCTTTTGTGAAGAAATACTACATCCAATG gATGGTTGCTTTCTTATTTTGCACATTTTACATGTGCTTGCTGTATGGCCTTTATGTTCCAGACTGGGAATTCGAAGTTCCAAGCACAAATCTGTTTGAATATGAATTTGGTACTAAAATT GTGAATTGTGGAGTGAGGGGCAGTCTTGAACCTCCTTGTAATGCAGTTGGTCTGATTGACCGATTTTTTCTTGGTGAACATCATCTATATCAACATCCTGTGTATAGAAGAACAAAG CATTGTAGTGTTAATTCTCCTGACTATGGACCTCTGCCACCAAATTCACCTGGGTGGTGCCTTGCTCCATTTGACCCAGAGGGCATCTTGAG TTCTTTGATGGCTGCTATTACATGTTTTCTTGGATTGCAGTTTGGTCATATCCTTGTTCATTTCAAG GGCCACATGCAAAGGCTGTGTTTGTGGTCTGTGTGTTCTTTCATCATACTAATTACTGGATATGTTTTTGAGCTTCTGG GCGTTCCTCTTTGTAAACCATTATATACATTGAGCTATATGTGCATTACAGCTGGAGCATCAGGCTTGGCTTTAACGATCATCTTTTATATA GTTGATGTCAAGCATTTTAGAAAGCCCACGATGATACTTCAGTGGATGGGAATGAATGCACTCATCATTTATGCGCTGGCTGCCTGTGACCTTTTCCCAGCAGCCATTCAAGGTTTCTATTGGGGTTCACCAGAAAACAACTTG GTTGATGATACAGAATCGCTGTTCCAAGTCATGCTCCATTCAAAGAAGTGGGGCACCCTTGTTTTTGTAATTGTGGAGATTTTATTCTGGGGCCTTGTGGCTGGTTTCCTACATTTGAAAGGCATTTATGTGAGACTGTGA
- the LOC7495229 gene encoding uncharacterized protein LOC7495229 isoform X3 yields the protein MPFFLFVVGVSISLVFKKVSSKPMATKKVIQRTIKLFLLGLLLQGGYFHGRHNLTYGVDVGKIRWMGVLQRISIGYLFAAMSEIWLVDSITVDSPMAFVKKYYIQWMVAFLFCTFYMCLLYGLYVPDWEFEVPSTNLFEYEFGTKIVNCGVRGSLEPPCNAVGLIDRFFLGEHHLYQHPVYRRTKHCSVNSPDYGPLPPNSPGWCLAPFDPEGILSSLMAAITCFLGLQFGHILVHFKGHMQRLCLWSVCSFIILITGYVFELLGVPLCKPLYTLSYMCITAGASGLALTIIFYIVDVKHFRKPTMILQWMGMNALIIYALAACDLFPAAIQGFYWGSPENNLVDDTESLFQVMLHSKKWGTLVFVIVEILFWGLVAGFLHLKGIYVRL from the exons ATGCCTTTTTTCCTCTTTGTTGTTGGTGTCTCTATCAGTTTAGTTTTTAAG AAAGTATCTAGCAAACCAATGGCCACAAAGAAAGTCATACAGAGGACTATCAAACTATTTCTTTTGGGATTATTGTTGCAAG GTGGGTATTTCCATGGACGCCACAATTTAACATACGGGGTTGATGTGGGCAAGATACGTTGGATGGGCGTGCTACAG AGGATATCCATTGGATATCTCTTTGCTGCAATGTCAGAGATCTGGCTTGTGGACAGTATCACGGTCGACTCACCTATGGCTTTTGTGAAGAAATACTACATCCAATG gATGGTTGCTTTCTTATTTTGCACATTTTACATGTGCTTGCTGTATGGCCTTTATGTTCCAGACTGGGAATTCGAAGTTCCAAGCACAAATCTGTTTGAATATGAATTTGGTACTAAAATT GTGAATTGTGGAGTGAGGGGCAGTCTTGAACCTCCTTGTAATGCAGTTGGTCTGATTGACCGATTTTTTCTTGGTGAACATCATCTATATCAACATCCTGTGTATAGAAGAACAAAG CATTGTAGTGTTAATTCTCCTGACTATGGACCTCTGCCACCAAATTCACCTGGGTGGTGCCTTGCTCCATTTGACCCAGAGGGCATCTTGAG TTCTTTGATGGCTGCTATTACATGTTTTCTTGGATTGCAGTTTGGTCATATCCTTGTTCATTTCAAG GGCCACATGCAAAGGCTGTGTTTGTGGTCTGTGTGTTCTTTCATCATACTAATTACTGGATATGTTTTTGAGCTTCTGG GCGTTCCTCTTTGTAAACCATTATATACATTGAGCTATATGTGCATTACAGCTGGAGCATCAGGCTTGGCTTTAACGATCATCTTTTATATA GTTGATGTCAAGCATTTTAGAAAGCCCACGATGATACTTCAGTGGATGGGAATGAATGCACTCATCATTTATGCGCTGGCTGCCTGTGACCTTTTCCCAGCAGCCATTCAAGGTTTCTATTGGGGTTCACCAGAAAACAACTTG GTTGATGATACAGAATCGCTGTTCCAAGTCATGCTCCATTCAAAGAAGTGGGGCACCCTTGTTTTTGTAATTGTGGAGATTTTATTCTGGGGCCTTGTGGCTGGTTTCCTACATTTGAAAGGCATTTATGTGAGACTGTGA